One genomic segment of Drosophila melanogaster chromosome 3L includes these proteins:
- the Zip71B gene encoding Zinc/iron regulated transporter-related protein 71B, isoform C encodes MAQKQVLVLNLFCLGSLFFKTVPASTEYNKYVAQIFQKYGNGGTINFEGLEHLMFSLNLGQIQFDPSHTIDQHRPQGYSNEMPHATNVTYYFEPTRVNATDEEALELQISPRGNHSNSQSEAEVPEFLEIHDPKHRHPRESSEPVAACLSPKSLLSLIVNHNDLHKNIAYRKLLIKNDVSSTDGVHNSEEEYNEFINSVRITPRAFMKLCPALLAQIDNGVCKQPAVRSVNLNDKNQKIWYAWIYASITMLILSACGLLGILLVPLMKSAAYQEILKFLVSIAVGTLAGDALMHLLPHALFKEEKHEEEVTGINPLESDHKHSNEAALLCGCTFLAALFMYMLENLIPLLKGGKPGHGHSHGHGHSHGRSHGHMEKPAAKDAIDLPPPRELNVMLQEAKLDEKTPDRPLTPVAFMVIIGDGLHNLTDGLAIGAAFASDPVTGFATAFAVLCHELPHELGDFALLLQTGVSMRRAVYMNIVSSVLSFVGMSVGLFIAGIGDGMTQWIYAATAGSFLYIAFADLVPTMSVAHNPEKAKDPKGIIIQIFGILLGGLIMLAIALNEHDLEGLFKSF; translated from the exons gGTCTTGAGCATTTGATGTTCAGCCTGAACTTGGGTCAAATCCAATTCGATCCCTCGCACACGATCGATCAGCATCGACCTCAGGGATACTCGAACGAGATGCCGCATGCCACAAATGTAACGTATTACTTTGAGCCGACACGAGTCAATGCCACCGATGAGGAAGCTTTGGAGCTGCAAATCTCTCCTCGTGGCAATCACTCAAATTCACAGTCGGAGGCCGAGGTTCCGGAGTTCCTAGAAATTCATGACCCCAAGCACCGACATCCGAGGGAGAGTTCTG aACCTGTTGCCGCTTGCTTATCACCGAAGTCTTTACTTTCCCTCATCGTGAACCACAACGATCTCCACAAAAACATTGCCTACCGCAAGCTGCTCATTAAGAATGACGTTAGCTCAACTGATGGCGTCCACAATTCTGAAGAGGAATACAACGAATTCATCAACTCGGTGCGGATCACTCCGCGAGCTTTTATGAAACTCTGTCCAGCTCTATTAGCCCAGATCGATAATGGAGTTTGCAAGCAACCAGCTGTACGATCAGTAAACCTTAACGATAAGAACCAGAAGATATGGTACG CTTGGATCTATGCCAGCATCACTATGCTTATACTGTCCGCTTGCGGATTGCTGGGCATTCTTCTGGTTCCTTTGATGAAGTCGGCTGCCTATCAGGAAATTCTCAAGTTCCTAGTTTCCATCGCTGTGGGCACTTTAGCTGGCGATGCCCTGATGCACTTGCTCCCCCATGCCCTTTTCAAGGAGGAAAAGCACGAGGAGGAAGTCACTGGTATCAATCCCTTGGAATCTGATCACAAACATAGCAATGAGGCGGCTCTGCTATGTGGTTGTACTTTCCTGGCTGCTCTATTCATGTATATGCTGGAGAACCTGATTCCGCTGCTAAAGGGCGGTAAGCCGGGTCATGGACATAGCCACGGACATGGTCACAGCCACGGCCGCAGTCATGGACATATGGAGAAGCCAGCTGCAAAGGATGCTATTGATCTGCCACCTCCTCGAGAGCTCAATGTGATGTTGCAGGAGGCCAAGCTGGATGAGAAGACCCCCGATCGACCGCTCACCCCAGTAGCCTTCATGGTAATCATCGGAGATGGCTTGCACAATCTGACCGATGGTCTGGCCATAGGTGCAGCCTTCGCAAGTGATCCGGTCACTGGATTTGCTACCGCCTTTGCCGTTCTCTGCCATGAGTTGCCACACGAACTGGGCGACTTTGCTCTGTTGCTGCAAACAGGTGTCTCCATGCGAAGAGCCGTCTATATGAACATTGTTAGCTCAGTTCTTAGCTTTGTGGGCATGTCGGTGGGTCTCTTTATTGCTGGAATTGGAGACGGCATGACCCAATGGATTTATGCAGCCACCGCTGGTTCCTTCCTGTATATTGCTTTTGCCGATCTGGTGCCCACAATGAGTGTGGCCCACAATCCGGAAAAGGCCAAAGATCCAAAGGgtataataatacaaatttttgGTATCCTTCTGGGTGGACTGATAATGTTGGCTATTGCCCTCAATGAACACGATTTAGAGGGCCTGTTCAAGAGCTTTTAA
- the mRpL39 gene encoding mitochondrial ribosomal protein L39 yields the protein MSAATKLHKTSWCALRQLQQYRTKANFSGSSASLAKRNDLFNQEQRRQRDAVGRIDKIEVRYLGLPEDVTLVMNGNISTPFNCAQHLSEGHCKRSALALIDGSVPWDMHRPLQESCTLQLLNFHVSEPHVVNKAFWRTCSFMLGAALNRAFKPEANLQLHSFPGPNIKSGSFVHDIVLQTQNWEPGKEEMRALSAEMVKLAAQDLRIERLDVQQDLAQEMFKDSKYKSEQLPSISQQTNGRVTLYRLGDHIDISRGPMVASTSFLGKCVISAAHKVAEEGPSGAFYRIQGVALPSGFQLNHVAFGVLEERSKKPSPARLPNEPFEEQQQLQLS from the exons ATGTCTGCGGCCACCAAATTACATAAAACAAGCTGGTGCGCCCTGCGGCAGCTTCAACAATACAGAACTAAGG CCAACTTTAGTGGCAGTTCTGCATCGTTAGCCAAGCGGAATGACCTGTTCAACCAGGAGCAGCGCCGTCAACGGGATGCAGTGGGTCGAATCGATAAGATCGAGGTGCGGTATCTGGGACTTCCCGAGGATGTCACTCTGGTGATGAACGGCAACATCTCAACGCCCTTCAATTGCGCCCAGCATCTGAGTGAGGGGCACTGTAAGCGATCGGCACTGGCCTTGATCGACGGCAGTGTTCCCTGGGATATGCACAGACCCTTGCAGGAATCCTGTACTCTGCAGCTGCTTAACTTCCATGTTTCCGAGCCACATGTGGTCAACAA AGCATTCTGGCGCACTTGCAGCTTTATGTTGGGAGCCGCCTTGAACCGCGCTTTCAAGCCGGAGGCCAATCTTCAGCTCCACAGCTTTCCTGGACCCAATA TCAAATCAGGTAGCTTCGTACACGACATTGTGCTCCAAACCCAGAACTGGGAGCCAGGAAAAGAAGAGATGCGCGCCCTTTCGGCAGAGATGGTTAAACTGGCTGCTCAGGATCTGCGCATCGAGCGTTTGGACGTCCAACAGGATCTGGCCCAGGAGATGTTCAAGGATTCCAAGTATAAGAGCGAACAGTTGCCCAGCATCTCGCAGCAGACCAATGGAAGGGTCACCTTGTATCGCCTGGGTGATCATATCGACATCTCACGCGGTCCAATGGTGGCGTCTACCAGCTTTTTGGGGAAATGCGTCATCTCGGCTGCCCACAAAGTTGCGGAGGAGGGTCCCTCTGGTGCTTTCTATCGCATTCAGGGCGTTGCACTGCCGTCTGGCTTCCAACTGAATCATGTTGCATTTGGTGTATTGGAGGAGCGTTCTAAGAAACCT AGCCCCGCACGACTGCCCAATGAACCATTtgaggaacaacaacaactgcaattATCTTAA